The Exiguobacterium mexicanum genome includes a window with the following:
- a CDS encoding 4-hydroxy-3-methylbut-2-enyl diphosphate reductase — protein sequence MKVKKISPRGYCYGVVDAMKLANEAVANPDLPRPIHILGMIVHNRHVTQAFEELGVKTVDGEDRMKALETIDRGTVVFTAHGISPLVRKRAIEKGLTIVDASCPDVLVTHDLIREKTAVGYEVIYIGKHGHPEPEGAMGVAPGKVHLVQYESDFEALPAHLYDAKILVTNQTTMSQWDVAALIEMIQERYPHVEVHNEICNATQVRQEAVAEQAGDCELLIVVGDPKSNNSNRLAQVSKEIAGTNAYRIGDLSELDLTWLEGVETVAVTSGASTPTPITKKVIDFLTQYDPLDLSTHDKTPYLELRSILPKVKALRK from the coding sequence ATGAAAGTAAAAAAAATTAGTCCACGCGGATATTGCTACGGCGTCGTCGATGCCATGAAGCTCGCCAACGAAGCTGTGGCCAACCCAGATTTACCGCGTCCTATCCATATACTTGGCATGATTGTCCATAACCGTCATGTCACCCAAGCATTCGAGGAACTCGGCGTCAAGACGGTCGACGGTGAGGATCGAATGAAAGCACTCGAGACAATTGATCGTGGAACGGTCGTCTTTACCGCCCACGGCATCTCGCCGCTCGTGCGTAAGCGTGCCATTGAGAAAGGCTTGACGATTGTCGATGCCTCGTGCCCGGATGTACTGGTCACCCACGATTTGATTCGCGAAAAGACGGCTGTCGGTTATGAAGTCATCTACATCGGCAAGCATGGCCACCCGGAACCGGAAGGCGCGATGGGCGTCGCTCCAGGAAAAGTTCACCTCGTCCAATACGAGAGTGACTTCGAGGCGCTCCCGGCTCACCTGTATGATGCAAAAATTCTCGTCACGAACCAGACGACGATGAGCCAATGGGACGTCGCGGCCTTGATTGAGATGATTCAAGAACGGTATCCTCATGTCGAGGTCCACAACGAGATCTGTAACGCGACCCAAGTCCGGCAAGAAGCTGTCGCTGAACAAGCCGGTGACTGTGAACTATTGATCGTCGTCGGTGACCCGAAGTCGAACAACTCGAACCGTTTAGCCCAGGTTTCGAAAGAGATTGCAGGCACGAACGCCTACCGCATCGGCGACTTGAGCGAACTCGACCTGACTTGGCTCGAAGGTGTCGAAACGGTCGCCGTCACGTCAGGCGCGTCGACACCGACACCAATCACAAAAAAAGTCATCGACTTCTTGACCCAATATGACCCGCTCGATTTGAGCACGCACGATAAGACGCCATATCTTGAACTGCGCAGCATTCTTCCGAAAGTGAAGGCGCTCCGTAAATGA
- a CDS encoding sensor histidine kinase, with protein sequence MERLRTLLEVRKSYFFQITFIIFIILGLVISSLAFSADRVTVSRAEELAKEQFDYAIDGSIENLETRLGKLYEDLVYLGAYVGNETYIEERIRTGYLNQRTSFTSIFYYDLEGDAFTWYSQRQVPALTLKSDPKFKEVLTGGRNDLFMSDPISISGDVGTYLYVPVLEDNRMIGMFGGSISVLNSDLYRRMLESANDDMILYLLNERGEVLSTSFNLVTDAERRLSRSIIEATDAYDVRSVFSTKDDVLMFEPDARVNGWSVLAKHSTDSVYEAVYATRWQYLMITLVTFFLSIMVGLLLSKTLTSPLLELVQNIKKQQSLEPIQLERTGSKEVETLLDTYNDYSRRMETARREQLSQQQLLLQQEKLASLGQLAAGIAHEIRNPLTPVQITLQMVKEGHSSSDMLDLALSELDRANHLITTMLTLAKPDQAKLQEEWLDMTEFAKRLEFLLDAECYKRVTNWELNVPNDMPPFYCSNDMLVQIIYNLFKNAVEAVDTKGADGVVTVTIQFTERDYRFLIEDNGIGMTESQVKSVGSAFYTTKENGNGLGLYMIREYLKAVNGHMEIESVEGEGTAMMIKIPRRSHP encoded by the coding sequence GTGGAACGCCTAAGAACATTGCTTGAAGTTCGAAAATCGTACTTCTTTCAGATTACATTTATTATCTTCATTATACTAGGACTTGTCATCTCTTCATTAGCCTTCTCTGCCGACCGCGTGACGGTGTCCCGCGCGGAAGAACTGGCGAAAGAACAATTCGACTACGCGATTGACGGGAGTATCGAAAACCTGGAGACGCGACTCGGTAAACTCTACGAAGACTTGGTCTATCTCGGTGCTTACGTCGGGAATGAGACGTATATCGAAGAGCGGATCCGCACCGGTTATTTGAATCAGCGGACGAGCTTCACCTCGATTTTTTATTACGATTTAGAAGGCGATGCGTTCACGTGGTACTCGCAACGCCAAGTACCGGCGCTGACGCTCAAGAGTGATCCGAAATTTAAAGAGGTGCTCACCGGCGGCAGGAACGACTTGTTTATGAGTGACCCGATTTCGATTTCGGGTGACGTCGGGACGTATTTATACGTGCCGGTGCTTGAAGACAACCGGATGATCGGGATGTTCGGCGGTAGTATCAGCGTGCTCAATTCCGATTTATATCGTCGGATGCTTGAATCGGCGAATGATGACATGATTCTTTACTTGTTGAATGAACGGGGCGAAGTATTGTCGACCTCGTTCAATCTCGTCACGGACGCAGAACGGCGTTTGTCCCGGTCCATCATCGAAGCGACGGACGCCTACGACGTCCGTTCGGTGTTCAGCACGAAAGACGATGTCCTCATGTTTGAGCCCGATGCGCGTGTCAACGGATGGAGCGTCCTCGCAAAGCATAGTACCGATTCGGTCTACGAAGCGGTGTACGCGACGCGATGGCAATACTTGATGATTACGCTCGTGACATTCTTCTTGAGTATCATGGTCGGTCTACTGTTGTCGAAGACGTTGACAAGTCCGCTGCTCGAACTTGTGCAAAACATCAAGAAACAACAGTCGCTCGAACCGATCCAACTCGAACGGACCGGCTCCAAAGAAGTCGAGACGCTGCTCGATACGTACAACGATTATTCCCGCCGCATGGAGACGGCCCGACGCGAACAGCTCAGTCAACAGCAACTATTGTTGCAGCAAGAGAAGCTCGCCTCGCTCGGACAGCTCGCGGCAGGGATTGCCCACGAGATTCGCAATCCGCTCACGCCGGTCCAAATCACGTTGCAGATGGTGAAAGAAGGGCACAGTAGCAGCGACATGCTCGATCTCGCGCTTTCAGAACTTGATCGGGCCAACCATTTGATCACGACGATGCTCACGCTCGCGAAGCCCGACCAGGCGAAGCTACAAGAAGAGTGGCTCGACATGACCGAGTTTGCGAAACGCCTCGAATTCTTGCTCGACGCCGAATGCTATAAGCGGGTCACGAACTGGGAGTTGAACGTCCCGAACGATATGCCGCCGTTTTACTGCTCGAACGACATGCTCGTCCAAATCATCTATAACTTGTTCAAAAACGCGGTCGAGGCCGTCGATACGAAAGGTGCCGACGGCGTCGTGACGGTCACGATTCAATTCACGGAACGGGACTACCGCTTCTTGATCGAAGACAATGGGATCGGGATGACCGAATCTCAAGTCAAGTCGGTCGGGTCCGCGTTTTATACAACGAAAGAGAACGGCAACGGCTTAGGGCTCTACATGATTCGGGAATACTTGAAAGCCGTGAACGGTCACATGGAAATTGAGAGTGTTGAAGGAGAAGGTACGGCCATGATGATTAAAATTCCAAGGCGGTCACACCCATGA